From the genome of Oxyura jamaicensis isolate SHBP4307 breed ruddy duck chromosome 2, BPBGC_Ojam_1.0, whole genome shotgun sequence:
ttttggAAGGCCATCAGCCATCCACCTCGTCATCCCTCCTTTGCAAGCCTGCTCCGACACAAGACAACCCATTGGAAATTTCCCCAAACCAAGGAAGTCACCCTGCTTTTGCAGAGATTTTGCACCATGCTCTTCCCAGGTTCGTGGCAGCAGAAGCAATATATGAGCCCTCTCGCAGCTGAGAAGGCAGTTATTTAAAGGCTTATTTCTGAGTCAAACTGATCACTTATAATTGCAGCCTAATCCAGGCTTGGATTAAGAATTGTAATTGAgcaatttatttgaatttctcaTGCCCCAGCTTGCAGCAGCTCAGGATTAAGTTCTGGAGAAGCCTTTCTCAGAGCTCGGGATGGGCTCAGCCAGGCTGAGCTCTTCCTTAGAAGCCCTTTGTTGCTCTTTCAAACAATGCATGTGCTGGGCTGGCCAACAACATCACAATTACAGCTAAAATGAAGCTGTAGGAAGAACCAGCCTATGTGCCATCTACTCATTCCCTGTGGGACACCGGCGTTGGGCAGCAAAACCTTCCCCTCCCGGCCCCAAGCTGCACTCCGTGCCAGCAGGACTCTAAAATCCGATATCCTGGAGTTTTATCCTCGCATTAAAAGCCCTTCCTTTACCCCTCATTAGACTGCCCTTCGTTTTATCACGGGGATCCAATTTCTCCCAGGTTAATCGTTTACTTTCCTTTGCAGCCACTCCCATTGGAGCCCGTCCCGTTGGAGCTTATTTCAAGCGGTCTGAACTTGGCTGACTGTCGATGGATGCAGAGCACAACTGCGTAAGCCAGGGGAGCTCCTTAAGCACGTATCTTATTTATGCCAAACCACAGCCAtgatctcctcctcctgctaATCCAGGCTGGGAAAGGAAGCGCCTCCATTTATCGCACTCGGAGGGAGAAGCTCTGAAGCACTGCAGCGATGGAAAAACATAACGTTTAAGTGAGACTCCCTCATTGACAATATTCCCCTTTAAAGTTTCTGTTCTATTTCTCCCAAATTTCGCGGTTTTGCAACATCAGCCCTCAAGGGAAGAAggtgggggaagagagaaaaagcccTCTGGCAACCCTTGGGGTTTCTCTTCCCCGCGTCCCCGCAGGGGGTTCCCACTTCTCCCATGTCTGCCTGGCTCTGGCTCTTTTGCTGTCTCCTTAATTTGATGGCTCAGTCTGAAGGAGCAGTTCAGCAGCAAACTCCTCGCCGAGGAGCTCTTATCACACCCGCTTGCCTCTCCGCACCAATTAAGATGAATCAGCCGAAAGCTACCGCTCCCACCCACCTACAAGCGAGCAACAGCCCTGTTATTAAGCAGGTGAAAGAGCACCCATGATGGGCACCCACCAGGTCCCCTCTCCACCCTAGGAAGCCGTGGCGGGCAGGGGAGCGGTGCTgcccaccccaaaaccagcccTGATGGCCGCAGAAAGCAGGAGACAGCTCCAGGGAACGGGAGTCCGACGCGCGGCCTTCGGCAGCGAGGATGGATAAGGTTGGCCGAACATCAAGATGTTGACTCATAGTCAGGAGAAAGCACCACGTGGGAAGGTTTCTGATGAGCAGAGGCTCAGATCAAGGGTTTCAAGTCCTGCAAAGGGTGCCAGCGTGTCGGCTTTCTGTTCCCATCTCTCTGGGATGGTGACACAGATGTGGCAGGTGAGGTTGGAGCCCTGTTAGAGCCTCCAGACCCAGTGGCTTCCCATGGTGGCAGAGGTACTGCTCAGATTCCCTCAAACCGTAGGATGAGGTGGTCCCAACACCTCCAGCCACCAGATGCCACCCCACACAacaggacaggctggagaggagcaggctAAGAGGGAATCAGGTCGCTGCCTTCAGCTATTTAACAGGGGGGTGGCtacagggagggcagagccagAGGCTCCTCAGGGATGTTCCGAGGAAGGACAAGCAGCAGGTTAGAAGGTACAGCAAGAGAAATTCCAACCAGgcctacaggaaaataaataaataaatggacaaAAATAACGTTTGCCTGGGCAGTGATTAAATACCAAAATAGATGCTCAGGGAAATGGTGGAGGAAACCTCCCTCCCTGGAGATATCAAAATTTGCCCCGGAGCAACCCAACCAAAGCTCGCCCTGTTTCAGCAGGAGGTTGAACCAGAGCCCTCAGAGACCCTCCCAGCCTCAGCATCTCCACGGAGAGCCTGGGAAGGGCAGGAGATGTCGCTGCAAGTCAAGAGGAACTTCTCACCGCCTCCTGCCACCCACAGGCTTGTTTCAGGGAGCAGCCGCGGCACCAGTGCTGTCCTTGAGCCATCACACAGCGTGGGACATCCCaagcctgcaggcagggagacTCCGGTCACCAAGAGGCTTTTGAGCGCTGTTATGAAACGAGAGCAGCCCCGAGCCCATCCCAGTATCAGCCTGAGCAGCCAGCTTTGTTCCTGGTAAATTTGCCTTCAGGTCTCCTCCCAGCCAACACGAACAGCAGGTTTCTGTGAAAAGCCCATTAGCAGCCCAAAAAGTTTCAGGGGAAGGCACCACTTCTGGTTTTGCCTGAAACCAGATcttccatttctgcattttttttccccacttttccattttttttaatttttttttttagaaagtgaTTGCAATGAAAAAGGCTGAAGTTCacagcatttattattatttactttggGCTACCAGATATCTTAGTCATCAAAGCATGGGGTTTTATGtgcctacaaaaaaaaaaagtcacctcaTTGGAGAAATTAAGCTGAAAGCATCCCCAGAAGGGCCAAGACAGGCAGGATTCAGCTGAGCATGCAAGCACTGATCCGAGTCCCCAAATAACCCCAACCTGGTGCCTGAAAGAGAAAGGTCCTGCTCTTACAGGCACACGTGATGGGGACAAGTTCCTGCTCCTCAGGGTCCTGAGCAGTGGAAAAGCCCTGGCAGAAGGGGAACTGGGCCAGACTGCTGCACTATGTGATGTCAAtaggaagaaagcaagcagaggatgaggaggaaaCCCACGCAGAGGATGATGGCACTGATAGAAGCCTGCCCGAGGAGAGGCCACAGACCAAGTTACTTGTTTCCCCCTGAAGCTGCAGCACAATTTGCTTCCTggcgtgattttttttttccccactgcttcCTCAGCAGCTATTCAgattgctgcagctgctcttaCAACTCCTTCCCCTCACGTGGTTCCTGAGTGACTTTGTCCTCTaaaagacacttaaaaaaagaaaaggaaaaacctaCTGGTCCCATAGAAACACCCACAGTGCTCATCCACTTGCGTCTTGCTCCTTTTCTGCAACTGAAAATGAGCGTTTTTTCCTCCATGGGCTTGCTAAGATGGGACCTTACCACCACAGTTAGTGGTGATTAATCACTTCTTAAATCCAGAAAGCATTTATAACAGAGTGGGCAGGAAAATATCTCCATGCAGTGGATCCAGACTGGGTCCCTCGTGTTCACAGGTACAAATCCAACAGAGGGGTCAAGGCATGCTTGGCAGCTCCCAACTAGTTGATAACTGGCTTAGCTTGGTCAGAAGTAAATAAATCCCCTCTCACTTCTGCCATCAGATTGTTTCAGATCCCTGTGATAAGATTCAGTCGTCTCTTCAAATAAGCACTCATGGCTTGGAGAGAGAGTCCTGGTTATCAGGGTTTCATAAGCTGCCACATCTCAGCCAAGTGGCAGAGCATTGCACGTGCACTCCCACTGCAGATGCGAGATAAAAACAACATTGGTTTCCCTCCTGCCTTTCTCCTCATACTTGTCCCATCTCAGCTAACATGCAGCAGCAATGCTAGGGGCTCAGTTTCACACAAGGGCCCTTAGGAACCAACCACAAATGGTGTCTGAGGTTTGCAGGCAGGCTCTTTGCTCGAAGGCTAAGCACTTCATATCAAATCTAATCCCTGGGGACAATTGACCCCGCACATCCATTCCAGAGACCAAATTCCAGCCCGGACTCTGTGCATCAGCTTTCAGGAGAAGCATGTCTTGGATGAGTTGCAAGAAAGCCTCCGGCCTCCAGTCTCCCGTATTCAGACAAATCACTTCCAGTTTTAATGACTCccaactgaaataattttaaacaagaTCAAGTGGCTTTAAGTGAACACATGGGATGCTCGGACTGCTTTGGACTACAGCAACCTGAACATCAGCCCTGAGATGCAGGAAGGCTTGGCTGCCAGTGCAACTTCTTACCCCTGATATTTACTGGCACTTCGGTTAATTGCTGCCAGGTACGTGCAAAActtacctatttttttcctccctctgaaaAGCAGCCATCTGAACAAGCACCAGCATTTTATGGAGCTGGTCCCTGCCTTCTCCACATCCAGGGGAAGGAAGCAGGCCGGTGACGGAGATGTCATCTCACgcaggcacagctccagcaggatTGGTGCCACTCCCCAGCACACCCGTGTCCCACCACCGCCTGGTTCAGCCCGACAGCCAGCATCACCCCTCCCCAGTGTGAACTTAGTGGCTGGACACAGCTTATTTCTAAACCCAAATGCAGCCTTCTCTCACAGACCAAGGTTTGACCACACAGGAGTAGATTAAGGGAGATATTGTTCACGCCAAGAGGATTTTCAGCCTTCCACACCATGAAACGCACCTTCTGACCCAGCACTTCCCATCCCTCCCTCTCAAGGATGGAACTTCTTCTGTAGCAACATTGGCTCCCTCCCACAAAATGTCTCCCCTTTGATTATGTTAGTGCAGTTGCACAATTCTCTCACATCCTGAGGGCAAAAGGGCACAAAAATACcctcagatttttccttttccgCCCAGCATATCCCTTGACCCAAGCCCAGGTCTTACACTGCAACTGCCTGTGTCAGTGCTGTCATTGCCTCATATTTCCCCATCAGGCTAATTTAGAGTAGCTAAAAGTGCAGCACATCTCCATTACAGCAAGGAGATGGGATTAGACTCTCTAATCTCATTTATTGGCACTGTTAAGGCTCTCAATCTTCTTCCCAGACTCttaaggaggaggaaagaagagatCCAGAGCACTTGGCAGCTCTGGAGAGGAATTAAAAGTTCACAGCAAAGTAACTGCACTCAGAACGAGTGTCACAAGTCAGTTGTTTTAAACATCTGGTTTCTAGTTTTTATACCAAAAAAACAGTATGAAATGCATAGATCAAACTTCCTTTGGGCAAGCACCCCGTATCTTCAACAACTGCTGCAGCatgtaaaaaaaagttatcaaacAGCACCAAATGAGCGTGAGGTAATGGAGAAAGGCGCTTTCTCAGAATTCAAAGTCCTCATCGGCCATGTCGATCGCCCAGGCAAACTTCTCCCTTTGCGTCTTGTTGTAGATCTTCTCAATGGGCACACCAAACTTCTTACACCTACGGAGAGCACAAGGCAATGAGGGGACATCCCAGGGGCTGCACAACCCATCCCACCCGGCTCCCACCATGGTAGTCCTCCCTGTTCACCTGCACAAACTCCTTAGCTCCCCTAATTACCTTTGCACCTTGCCACTGTTGATAAAGACAGGCAAAGTGACTCTTTCTTGCCCTAAATCCAGAAGGGCCATCCTGCAAATAACCGtttgcagggaggctgcagctttGGACTTTGCTCCAGCATCTCCAGAGCTTGGACAGGTCTCTCTGGCCAGCTAGAGACAAAAGTTTATTCCTTTACTACAAAGGCTCAGACACATCCTTGTTCCCCAACGAGCAGATTTTCTGCACATCTCTCTACAGGAGCAGCCCAAGGCTTACCAAGCGATGCTAATCCTGGGGTCCAGGTAATTCAGCTTGGACGTGCCCAGAGCTATTTGCTTGTTCTCCTCCTTGTCTGTGGCCTGGACATTCAGCTTGGCCAGCTGCTCTTTTAGACGCTCCagcagcttctttttcttccgTATATTGCTGAGGGCAGAGGAAGAGCAACACAGCGagttaaagggaaaaagcagcagcagaggcaaaaCACAGCAGTTCTCCTGGTATGATGGTGCCTGGGAGCACGATCGAATGCTAACGAGCTTTAGCTCAGAGCAGTCTCTAAATTCACTCTAAGTCCTGAGCCTAGAAATAGCTCCAGAATGGCAAAATGGAAGATGCTATTTAGTACTAACCTATCAGGTGAGAGtacttgaggggaaaaaaaaaaatcacatcttaaTTATTAGTACCAAAGTTGTGCAAGCACAaaagcctgcagccagcagaccACATCCTCAGATCCAGACTCCATGAGCGACGACCATCtcaggcagcctgctctgcaccTTCGCAGCACAAACCAAAAGCAGAAGGACAAGAAACCCCACAgtacaacaaaaaatatgcatcttatttctcttctccagctatCCTCTGTCTCTGGGCAGAAAGCCACATTTGGGCTAAGGGAAGGGGAGTAAATTTGGACAGTCCCCATGCAACAACTGCTGCGGAGATCAGATACGTGACAATCCTCCACCCAGAAGTCTCACTTGTATCAGCACCAGCTTCAACCCCAAGTCAGGCATCCTATGTGGCATGGCAACTGTAGGATAACCCAGCAGCTTGGGATGAAGTCCAAGTATTCGGAGAGATGGGCCCTATCACACAGAAACGCCCCCAAAGGAACTCTTTGCAGTCCTGCTATTGCAGAGAACCAACCACAAAACCTCCACCCACCGGGCTCCCACAGGAGAAGAGGCACCCAGTACCCAATTCAATTCCCATGAGTTACACACAGGGTGTTGGACCACACCATTCCCACCCGCAGGTCCCAGCCAGACCCCTCTGCAAACAGGAGCTGTAAGGAAGAGTCACTCACGCCTCTGCTTTGGCATCTTTTGTCTCTTCAAACTcatcttcagcttttttcagctctttttcgGCTTCCTCCAGCTGTTGCTTCTTGGCATCAATCTGTGAAGGCAAACACAGAGTGAGCCCATGCTTCTGTCCTCCCCGGGGatttcagctgcttctccctTACCATACCAAATTGctcctcagcttctcctcagcCCTTCTCCAGCCCCAACATCTGCCTGAGAcacatgtagatgtagagctcagggacatggtttaacAGCgaacttggcagtgctaggttaaaggtaGAGATCTCTTCCAACGCAAATGGTTCTGCGATGCCAGAAAAAACTCACAGCTATTTTTCATCTTGTGCACATGTCTGAGGTTGACCGGCTCGTGACGATATTGGACCCTATTGCAAAGTCCCAAGCTCAGCTCTACAGTGTGGACAAAAGAGCTGAGGACAATTAAAAGTCAGTTTGTGGAACTTCCATAGAAGACCCATGACATTTCAGCTGGATCTCCTACAAACAACCAAATAAGAAAACTCACTTCCATAGTCTTGAGCTGTGGCATCGCTAAAGGCACACAGCTTGGTCTGAAGACACCAGTGAGTGAGAAGAACTCAGTGCCACACGTGTTCCAACCAGCGTTTGAGCTTATTCTGCCCCTCTCCACATCACCACTACTTCTGGTGCATTTCCTAGATGCCACACTTGATCAGTGCAACCTCTTTAGGCATCAGGTTATTCACCCTTCCTTTTCACATCCAAGAAAGAGACCAGCGAGGTTGGAGCAGGGTGAGGGCTCTCAGTTTGGTCTCTCTCACCTTACTCTGCAGGTTTTGCATTGACTTCTCAAAGGTTTTTGGCGTGGACCTCTGATGGTTGCACAGGATGGCCACAGCTCGGTTAGCTCGGTTGTAGGAGAGCAGCTTTCCTGCAACGCTGTCTTCAGCTGGAAATAAAGGGCAGGATCGTTATTTGTCTCCTCTCTGGGAGGTTGGGAAAGACAAAACAGACCAGAACAACGGCAAAACGTTTGCCTTTCCCATGCTTTCTCAGGAGAGAGCAATACTGGCAGCAGGAATTGGTAAAGGACACCTGAGAAGCACCAAAGTTGAAAGTGCATCTCATCACTAGAAGGCAGGACAGAAACAACAtgataaacaacaaaaagaaggggaaaagtaTAATCTTGTCTTGGCTGTCAGACCACCATCGAGCAGGTAATTTGATTTTATCACTCAGCATGGCTCCCAACATGCTGCATGAACCCATAAGCTACATACTGCCCTACAACGTGGTGCATGACCAGCCAAGAAAGCAGTTATGGGGGCAGCGAGGCAGTGGGTGGACATCTGAACCCACTGCCcccccagggcagctggcagcaACACAAGCTCTTAAAAACTCACGGTTAGTGAGAGCCttgagctgctcctgcagtgtGATGGAGGCATTGTAGGTCCTGAAGACTTTGGCCGTCAAACCATTCATCAGATTCTGGAGGTGTTTGTTCAAGATGACCGtctggaggaaggaggggaggacaaagtgaagaaaaaaaaaggaaggaagaagaagccAGGACAATAAATCACTTTTCAGATTATCATCTCTTGCCTAAACAAACCAATTAAGCATTTAGAAAAAAGACTCAAAGACCTCCCACATCTTCTGTAGCTTGACCTATTGGGTCAGACCTCCAACTATTGAAAATTAGGACAAACACCACTAAAATTCCCAAAGAATTTCCCCCAAATTCAACAATTTCTGCCTATTTGTGCCCAAGAGGGCACATCTCACACATATCACATCCAATATCTTTGTCCTACAGAGcacacagggctgcagccagagcagaaacagaagatgCTAAAATGACTCATTTGGGGGTTTGGAAGAAGCCTTCCTTGGAAGGAAGAAGCCCATCACAGAGAAAACCCATATAACCATAGAGGAGCAGCTTCTTTAGAAGCAAGACGGACAAGCGGGTTGGTGGCAGAAGGGGAGCACAGGAGGCAGTAGCCCGTATTTCATGCTGAAGAGGAGGGTagaatttttttctaagagggttgcctgggaggagagggctgcagcacgTCTCTCCAGCACCCCTATACTCCAGTGGTTTTTTTGTTGAGCCCCAGCAAGGCATGGAAATGTCAAACAGCTGAGATTTGACACCTCCAGCAATGCTCCGGGCAACATGCACGTGGGCAGGTCTTCCCAGGCTAAAAAAAGCCCAAGCAGATCAGTTccaggagggaagcagcagaaaaacaccTCCTTAGCAGGGATATGGGTTAGTCGTGGGCACAGGCAGACAGACGAGCCTGCATTTGGGAAAGATGTTGCCAATGCTGAAAAAGTTGGGATGTTGtgacttttctttccatcaaGGGGGTTCAAGAGCAGAGAGGTGACAACTTACAGTGAGCCTATCAAAGAGGTCATCTCCTGGGTCCTTGTTCTTCATGAACAGCTGCAGGTTTTTGAACACCtagaggggaggaagggatggCCCCGGTCAGGGGCAAGGAGCAAACTTCTCCCAGACACCTCCCTCATCTCCATCCGCCTCCTCATCCCCTCATTCAGATGAACTCCAGTTTTGACTCGTGGAGCGTGCATCCTACCATAGCACCAACATGCTCAACTTCAAGGACTTGCACTGAGACCTCAAACCAACGCAGGAGCCACAGACTGTTCTCCCCGTCCCTGGCACTCCACTTTCCCCACCAACAGCATTAACGCTATCtaacaggcaaaataaaaagcaataggAACATTCTCAAGCCTTAATTGCCACTCAGTCAACTGAGGATGCTCCctcaggcaggaggcaggacTTCTCTCATAGTTCATGGGCTAAAACAGCCTTGAGACCCCTACCCCAAAGTTTCTgccctcttctccaggctagGGTCAACATGTGTGTGTCCTCATCCCACAGCACCCTTGCGTCTCCTGCACGTGCTGTCACGGTGGGGTTGAAGCACGCGTTTCAGATGCGGATTTGGGACCGACAACCACCAAGTGAACCAAGCTCCCCCTTGCACCACGTCACCACACCGGCCTTTCCACCCATCTCTGCCACGCTCACCGGCTTCTCCACCGACACTTTGTTGTAGTAGCGGATGGAGTCTTTCCCAAGGAAGTCGAACTCCACCACGTGCTCCTGCCCGTCCAGCTCGGGGTGCAGCTTGATGTGCTCCACgcgcagggagcagcagccaacTGTGTCCGCAgtctccccttcctctttctcattGCCTGCTCGCAGGGCCAGCTGGAAGGAGCCACAGGAGACCGTGAGACCCACCACAACAAAAGTGGACATGGACATTGGGAAGAAAgacaaccaaaccaaaaagaaaccACGCCACTTTCTTAGACAGTGTCTCACTGAACAGCTGCTGGGACCCTGGTGGAAACCAAGCAATGGCTCGCTCCAGCAGGAGGTTGTTTTCTTATTCTATTAAATTATAAGATATCTCCCCAAAATGAAGCTATCCAGCTCTCAGGAGGCCCTTGCCAGCACTGGTTAAGTCCAGGGAGGACAGTACAGCTCCTGCACGACCACACAGCTGTGTCCTCGCACAAACATCAGCAGATATTGGTAGTCATCATCCTCCTTGATCATTGCCTGGTTCCTTGCATGGAACAACTCCAGCTAGTAGTGACCAGAAGACACCAAATAAAAAGAGTTGGGTGGATCAGGTGAGATAAACCCTTGCCTCAACAGCAGTGGGGGGCCAGGGTGAGGCCACAGGTACCTTATCAATGAAGTAGAGGGCCACTGCTCTTTGCCGCTTCTTCATCTCCTTGGACTTCCAGTCGGCCTGGTAGTCAGCCCGGATTTTGTGGACAACATCCTTTAACTTCCGGGCTACCTCGTACTTCTGCCAGTCTTTTTCCCCCTGGAAAGAGAGGCCAAGGCGTTTCCACTCAGTGCCCTATCTGATTTCCGTCTCCACCAGCCAGACCCTGTTTTGGAAAACACAACCTCCAGGGTCTAACTATCACTCAAAACCCAGCGCTCTCTTGAGAAAAATCCgggaaattcaaaataattaaagcagaaaCAGCTCAACTGGGGTTTCTGTGccctctgctggctgcactggACCTCGGATCCTCACTAAATCTGAGCTGCTCATAGTCTGGATGTGCCTTCCACCAGTTTGTGGCCAGCACAGGGCAAACTAGGAGCCAACTGGtccagcactgcacagccacGGCCACTGATGCTCACACTCCACCAGTGTGGACTGGCACGATGTGCTTGCTTGGCTGTGCCCAACTTCCATGCGGTTTCCTTATTTGCTTTGAGGACTGGAAATATTAAGTCACCTTTCTCTCCCCGCTGTGTtcactccctccctcccacaggGCTACAGATGGTGATCCCACCCTCCTCCTGTCCTCCGTTTGCTGGCACAAACGGATCAAACCCCATGGGATATCGTACCCTGCGGAtcccctcagcccctgcccactTTCACCAGCCTTCCCAGGATGCACACGAGCAGCACTGCACAGGGACAGTTCTGCCAGCAGCAATCTGTCCCTAAGAACAGGCTCAATGCTtacaaaatttatcttttttccccaccaacCACAAGCAAGGGCATCCCAATTAATCTAGTTTAATTCATCTAGTTTACCTCCTTTTTCTTGTCAACAaaaatgtacctttttttttttccatgtcacaTCTCTTCTCCCCTAACCTTTCCACCTGGCAAAAAGGCAACAGCCCTGCGGCAACGGCAGCATCTCACCAACCTTCAGCTTGGAGCTGGGGTTCAGCATGATGTACTTCAGGGAGTTCTGGATGTTTTCGGTCCACGAGGCCAGCCAGGTGACCGTGTTGTCAAAGCGCACCTCCTTCCACTTGTGGCCCGCAGGCGGTTCGGGGATCTTGGAGTCCCTGGGGACAGAGCAAGAATACAGCCCTCATACCACAGAGGccacaaaagagaagaaacaggtcAGCATTTCCACCATTTCTTCACGGCAAGCAAAGGATGGTCAAGAAGCTGCTGCACTGCTTACAGGAAGCACACAGCCTGCCCCAAATTGCTCGACAACACCGTCGGTCTGTACCCTTTGGGTGTTGAGGACAACAGGAGAACTTCTTGGGCTGGTGGGGATTGATCTGAAGCAAGGCCACGAGGTCTTCCTGGGGGTGCATTAAAACCAACCCAACCAACATCATTTATAGTTAACGCACTCTTAACCAATTGCTACTCTTCCTCCCCCAGTGAGGATGATCCCGATGCTTCCAGCCAGCAAAAAGGACCCGTGAAATGAGGAAGAATGAcactatttttaaaggaagcatATCAGAAGCAATACACAGTTGTCCCATCTCCAAAGAGACCATAGGAGCACTGCTGGGTTTGCAGCTGATATCCTGCTGAAGGTGCTGGCACCAGCGAGAGATGGGATTGCTGACCAGCTTCCCTAGCCACCGCACGTCGACAGAGAGAATAGGTCAGACCTGACTGCAAAGCAGAGGTCTGGAGGTCCCAGGAGGTTGTAGGAGGGCTCCAGTTGCAGCAGACAGCAAAATCCTGTGGCGGTTCCACATAGAGAAAACGTGTGGTTTACCCCTGTCCCAAAAGCAGCCCCCCAACCTCAGCTCTTCTCTTGGCAACTCACTTGCTGCAGTTGATGACCACATCCTCTGGCATGATCCTCTTCTTGAGCATGCCCATTTTGGGGTGGTCACCACGGCCACGGAAGAGCCCCGGAGGCTCAGTTTTAAAGTTGCCTATCTTCTCCCGGTGCCCATCGAGGATGCAGTACCCGTACTCTTCCTGGATCTTGTCTGCTGCCTCCTTCAGTTTCTGAAACGAGCACCATGCCACCGTCATCCCACAAGACAGAGTTGAAAGCCCACGAATTTTGCTTGCCCACCATCCTCTCCCCTGGAGAGGGCAAGGCAGGAAAGACAGAGCTCAAAGGGCTGGAGAAAGATCTGAGCACAAGTCCCAGTTTACTCCCAACACAAACCATCTCCACCCACTTTGCAAGCCCTCATCACGATGCTGTCCCAGCAGGAGACGCTGATGAAGCAAAGCTTGGGTTTTATCACTACCACAGCAAGGGTCCACCACCTTCTGGACAGGGCAGGACCCCAAACCATGACCAGAGGATAACTGGT
Proteins encoded in this window:
- the TOP1MT gene encoding DNA topoisomerase I, mitochondrial isoform X1; translation: MLDHEYTTKEIFQNNFFNDWRKEMTPEEQKIIKHLDKCDFREIHKYFVDKNEARKALPKEEKQKLKEAADKIQEEYGYCILDGHREKIGNFKTEPPGLFRGRGDHPKMGMLKKRIMPEDVVINCSKDSKIPEPPAGHKWKEVRFDNTVTWLASWTENIQNSLKYIMLNPSSKLKGEKDWQKYEVARKLKDVVHKIRADYQADWKSKEMKKRQRAVALYFIDKLALRAGNEKEEGETADTVGCCSLRVEHIKLHPELDGQEHVVEFDFLGKDSIRYYNKVSVEKPVFKNLQLFMKNKDPGDDLFDRLTTVILNKHLQNLMNGLTAKVFRTYNASITLQEQLKALTNPEDSVAGKLLSYNRANRAVAILCNHQRSTPKTFEKSMQNLQSKIDAKKQQLEEAEKELKKAEDEFEETKDAKAEANIRKKKKLLERLKEQLAKLNVQATDKEENKQIALGTSKLNYLDPRISIAWCKKFGVPIEKIYNKTQREKFAWAIDMADEDFEF
- the TOP1MT gene encoding DNA topoisomerase I, mitochondrial isoform X2, producing the protein MYWRLTTSLLGRGVPRPRIVPASFRAGSGARSRWEEEKTADGVKWTQLEHRGPYFAPLYEPLPDDVQFYYNGKPLKLSLATEEIATFYAKMLDHEYTTKEIFQNNFFNDWRKEMTPEEQKIIKHLDKCDFREIHKYFVDKNEARKALPKEEKQKLKEAADKIQEEYGYCILDGHREKIGNFKTEPPGLFRGRGDHPKMGMLKKRIMPEDVVINCSKDSKIPEPPAGHKWKEVRFDNTVTWLASWTENIQNSLKYIMLNPSSKLKGEKDWQKYEVARKLKDVVHKIRADYQADWKSKEMKKRQRAVALYFIDKLALRAGNEKEEGETADTVGCCSLRVEHIKLHPELDGQEHVVEFDFLGKDSIRYYNKVSVEKPVFKNLQLFMKNKDPGDDLFDRLTTVILNKHLQNLMNGLTAKVFRTYNASITLQEQLKALTNPEDSVAGKLLSYNRANRAVAILCNHQRSTPKTFEKSMQNLQSKIDAKKQQLEEAEKELKKAEDEFEETKDAKAEANIRKKKKLLERLKEQLAKLNVQATDKEENKQIALGTSKLNYLDPRISIAWCKKFGVPIEKIYNKTQREKFAWAIDMADEDFEF